The proteins below are encoded in one region of Scleropages formosus chromosome 19, fSclFor1.1, whole genome shotgun sequence:
- the LOC108939163 gene encoding mitochondrial glutamate carrier 1-like, with protein sequence MSQQQISLPAKLINGGFAGIVGVTCVFPIDLAKTRLQNQRRGQQVYKSMVDCLIKTVRSEGYFGMYRGAAVNLTLVTPEKAIKLAANDFFRYHLNKDGRGLTVFKEMLAGCGAGMCQVIITTPMEMLKIQLQDAGRLAAQQRKPAVMPTVKLVVGSAAVPSRYYNAGVAPAMQRVSATKIARELLHTQGIQGLYRGLGATLLRDVPFSVVYFPLFAHLNRLGQPNPSEAAPFHWSFFSGCAAGCTAAVAVNPCDVVKTRLQSLSKGANEESYSGVVDCISKILRKEGPSAFLKGASCRALVIAPLFGIAQVMYVLGVGEFVLGYTPVSLFSA encoded by the exons ATGTCCCAGCAGCAGATCAG TCTTCCTGCCAAGCTCATCAATGGTGGCTTCGCCGGCATTGTGGGGGTGACCTGTGTGTTCCCCATTGACCTGGCAAAGACCAGACTGCAGAACCAGAGGCGCGGTCAACAGGTCTACAAGAGCAT GGTGGACTGCCTCATCAAAACAGTGCGGTCCGAAGGCTACTTTGGGATGTACAGAG GGGCTGCTGTCAACCTAACCCTCGTCACCCCAGAGAAGGCAATCAAACTTGCTGCGAATGACTTCTTCCGATACCACCTCAACAAAGATGG GAGGGGGCTCACAGTATTCAAGGAGATGCTAGCAGGGTGCGGCGCAGGAATGTGCCAAGTCATCATCACAACCCCCATGGAGATGCTTAAGATCCAGCTGCAAGATGCAGGAAGGCTTG cGGCACAGCAGAGGAAGCCAGCCGTGATGCCCACTGTGAAACTGGTCGTGGGCAGTGCTGCTGTGCCCAGCCGCTACTACAACGCTGGAGTGGCTCCTGCCATGCAGAGGGTATCAGCCACAAAGATAGCCCGAGAGCTTTTGCACACCCAAGGCATCCAGGGCCTTTACCGAGGACTGGGGGCAACACTCCTGAG GGATGTCCCCTTCTCAGTGGTCTACTTCCCGCTGTTTGCACATTTGAACCGACTGGGTCAGCCCAATCCCTCAGAGGCTGCGCCCTTCCACTGGTCATTCTTCTCAGGCTGTGCTGCTGGCTgcactgctgctgtggctgtCAACCCCTGTGATG TTGTCAAGACAAGGCTACAGTCCCTCAGCAAGGGAGCCAATGAAGAGAGCTACAGCGGTGTGGTGGATTGCATTAG TAAGATTCTAAGGAAGGAAGGGCCATCTGCTTTCCTGAAGGGTGCTAGCTGCCGGGCCCTGGTCATTGCACCACTGTTTGGTATTGCCCAAGTTATGTATGTGCTTGGAGTTGGTGAATTTGTCCTGGGATACACACCTGTCAGCCTCTTCTCTGCGTAG
- the LOC108939147 gene encoding thyrotropin subunit beta-like — MTDIQVSSVKMTVSPFASGILCLMMIWAVFACAPKNYTLYVQRLHCDRCVAINTTVCSGFCYSQDTNLRGQMGRWQPYQRGCTYQMLAYQTAVLPGCQLNVDSLYSYPAALSCHCARCDTASSDCIHKVKDITRANTSSCLANHTYDLQLHSHQPQTHLHTHLGSN; from the exons ATGACTGACATCCAGGTGTCCTCTGTGAAGATGACTGTGTCGCCATTTGCCAGTGGCATCCTGTGCCTGATGATGATTTGGGCTGTGTTCGCATGTGCACCTAAGAACTATACTCTTTACGTTCAGAGGCTCCACTGTGACCGCTGTGTGGCCATCAACACCACCGTTTGCAGTGGCTTCTGTTACTCCCAG GACACTAACCTGCGTGGCCAGATGGGCAGATGGCAGCCCTACCAACGGGGCTGTACATATCAGATGTTGGCCTACCAGACTGCAGTGCTTCCTGGCTGCCAGCTGAATGTGGATTCTCTCTATTCCTATCCAGCTGCCCTCAGCTGTCACTGTGCTCGCTGTGACACAGCCAGCAGTGATTGTATCCACAAAGTAAAGGACATCACCCGTGCTAATACCTCCAGCTGTCTTGCGAATCACACCTACGACCTTCAACTCCACTCTCACCAACCTCAAACCCATCTCCACACTCACCTAGGATCTAACTGA